The genomic region TTCTGAAGTGCAGTCAAAGCCTGAAGGCACAAGGTACTTAAGATGGGAGCAAACCCATTTCTAGCTTTGACTGACCCCTGCTCCAAGCTCCTCTACCTGCTGCTTTGGTAGAAAAGTACTCTCTATTATTTATCTGCCTAGTAGGAGTTCAAGCACACTCATTCCTGTCACAGTTTTGCTGCTTAGGCTGGATTAGGAAGAAACTTCTTAGGGTTATTGGATCACAGTATTAAGATGTACCtagctgtaaaacaaaaccaccttCCTATCCATGCATTGCAGGACTGCTGGAGCTTTGAGCTGATAGTGCAAAGTGAATCTTCTCCTGAAAGAGCCAGCCTTAAATTGAGAACTATATCAAGACACCTGGGGATAACACCAGCCTGCCTGCTAGAGTGTGCTATGGGGAAACTGTCAAATCCTTAACCAAAACTAAATCTAGTTAATTCCTATCTGGTTTTCCTCTACTAACAGGCTGTGGTGGTGTAGCCATGGGAATGTACAATCTTGACCAGTCTATCAAGGATTTTGCCCACAGTTCCTTCCAAATGGCACTGTCTAAAGGCTGGCCCCTCTACATGAGCACCAAGAACACCATCCTGAAGAGATACGATGGCCGCTTTAAAGACATCTTCCAAGAGATCTATGACAGGTAACTAGGATAGTTGTGTACTTCCTACCACACTGCATAAGTCTGCGCACTGTATCCTCTCCAGCCTTGTGAGCTGCTACAGTTAATTCAGCATTTTCAGACACTTAGCAGCACTTTGGGAGGCTGCACACCTTCCCTGTTGCAGTCTCCCTTGTCCTGCAGGACACAGTACTCTGTTTAAAGCCCTGCTAAATGTGGCTGTGGTGTTCATCTCTCCTAATAGAGTCACAGATTCTCTATGGGCTCCTCTGTGATTCAGAAGCAGACTTACAATGGCCTAGCAAagcaagtgaggaaaaaaagagtaaagtggatgcaaattttttaatatttttttttttcactcttaccTCTATGCACCTCGTTATGCATAATTACTTGCACAAATTGTGCAATCCCTGTTTTTATCTATGTGTCAAGGTGTTCTGGTTTGTGTTTTCCAGAGAATACAAGTCACAGTTTGAAGCCAAAAAAATCTGGTATGAGCATAGGCTCATTGATGATATGGTTGCTCAGGCCCTGAAATCTGAAGGAGGCTTTGTCTGGGCCTGCAAGAACTATGATGGGGATGTGCAGTCTGACTCTGTTGCACAAGGTATGAGATGTTTCCTGTGCTACACTGGCTTTGTAGCAATCTCTTGTGACCTTATGCCGTATCTTATGTAATGGCCCAGGAGGTGGTGTTGGGTCTCAGAACTTACGTTTCAAACCTGTGGCCAGTCATGGACATACCAAGCAGGCAAAGAATTTCTGATTTCACTTTTATAAGAAAATCCATCAAATGCAGACTGTGTGGTTGCACTCCTTTACCGGATGGCAGCTCCTACCAACATAATAACCAATAGGCTTTCCATTCTAATGGAAGGCATCCAGACAGCTGGGATTCTGTCACTGACAGCTTGAGCTAAGCTGACTGGTGGTGAGCTTACTGGCAGGTGCTCTAGAGGTAAGTAAGAAAACCTTCAAGACCTAAAGCTACCTGTCAGGCGTAAAGATAGAGATTGATATGTTAAACTTTACAGACCTGTAGTGCTTGATCAAAATCCTATATAACCAAGCTGCCTGGTGCCAAAACAAATATGGATGCAGAAACCCACAGGGCAAGATGTCTGGCTTTATTGTAAAGTAATGCCAGTGAACTGCCTCCCACAGAACAAGGGTGTGTGTTGGACTACCGAACAAAGAAGCTTTCAAAGACACAAATCTCTGAAACCTACAGTGTTAGAAGTGATGTGAATGTCGATTTTTGCCAGCTCATGGTTCATTTCACTAGAGCAGATGCTCTTGATACGAAGTAGGTTTGTTTTGTATCACCCTGTGGGGAAGATAGCAATTGCCAGCCCTACACTGCTTGTTTAGGATTCTTTGTTCTCATACTGCACCTTTTCAGTAAAAATCTGTCCAGTGAGTTAGGTGAGAATACAAATTTTCCTGAAACGGTGCATAACGTCTGCATGTCTGTATGTCGTAGTTGAGCAGCACTTTCTGTTCATACAAGCTGTTATTTCGACGTGTCAGGACTAGCCAGTTAGTTgtggcagcagcactgctgttCAGGAATACTCACATCAAGGCTGGGAGGATGTAGGGGGATTGTAGAATGGGGAGGGATTAAGGGGATTTTAAGGGGGCTGTCCAAAGGAGATACtgactattttaaaatgtgtattctgTAGGCTATGGCTCCCTGGGGATGATGACCAGCGTGCTGATCTGCCCTGATGGCAAGACTGTTGAAGCAGAAGCTGCTCACGGCACAGTTACTCGTCACTACCGCATGCACCAGAAAGGCCAAGAAACCTCCACTAACCCCATTGGTGAGCTGCTTTTCACTGCCCTTCAGTGATCTCTACACATGAAAGAACAGGCTTGAGTAAGAACATCTGCATCCTTTCTGCAGAGAATTGCACCACTCAGTGGTGAAAATAGCAGTtcataattcatttttcttccatgGAGGTGCAGCCTGGAGCAAAAACAGGCTGGAATGGAGTGAGTGTGAGCAATAAGCTGGACCTAACCTGGCCTTTGAGACACACTCTCACTTTTCAGCAAACAATGGGTTTATAGCCACGACAGCCTTAAGGTttaggttgtttggtttttttttttattttactcccCTTCCTCATGCTCCAAAAGACCCACCCGCCTTCCAAACCATGTACATACTTAAAAGGTAAGTGCACCTAGAATGGCACATGAGGGAAAGAATCCTGTACAATTGCACAGGGACCAGAGTGTAATGTAGTATTGAGAAGACGACTGCACCCTGCTATCATCAGAACAACTTTCTGTGTAACCACGGAGTCCTGCCACTGGTCACTGTTTCCAACTTGGGCAGGAACAAAGTAAGATAAAGTGGCACACACAGAGAGATTGATAGAGGCAGTGAGTACTTCCTAGGGTTTACTTTTCTTTAGAACTGCACAAAATGCAAAGGATGCCTAGATGAAATAAGACTTCTCTTTCCCATATTGGATTTTCTAActctttttctgtctattttcagttttattaatactaaaaaataattactgttccACATGACAGTTTAGAACAATGTTCAGGGAGTTCTGGAAGGACAGAGTAATCTAGTGTTCTCTCTCAGCCTCCATCTTTGCATGGACAAGAGGACTAGCTCACAGAGCTAAGCTGGACAACAACACTAGCCTCAAGAACTTCGCAGTTGCCCTGGAAGAAGTTTGCATTGAGACCATCGAATCTGGCTTCATGACAAAGGACCTTGCTGCCTGTATCAAAGGCCTACCTAAGTAAGTGTATGAAGTGATAggctgtgcttggaggaggctgttTTATTTGGTGTTTCTGAACAGCATTTGCTAGAAAGTTATTTTCCTATGTTGAAGAATTCCTGGAGTCTGGTCACAGAACAGGAATCATCTGTAGCCAGTGCTGTACAAACAGAACATGAGATGCTCTGTGCCCCAGGTAGCTTAGTCTGGGTTGCGCTGTCCCTGCTATTGTGCCAAATGCGTGGTGTGGGGGAAATAAAGAAGGAACTGCAAAGATTTCTCTTATGACAGGCTGGCTACATTGGCCAGATCCCGCCCTGTCCATTTATTAGGGTGGAGACCTACTTCACTGCAAAATGCCACCTGGCTACCTTTTCTCTGGAGCCTTTTGGAAAAAACACCAGCCTGATGAGTAAGAGAGAACTGTCTTGGTTTTAGAGGCAAGACTTAGAGTTCTTTGAACAGTCTTCCCCTGCTTTGAGCATTTGAGTGGCTTTATAACTGATGTCtgtcttgttttgtttccccccctTAGTGTCACACGCTCTGACTACCTGAACACCTTTGAGTTCATGGACAAGCTTGCTGAAAACTTGAAGGTGAAGCTGGCCTCTCTGCCCAGACTTTAAGGCACAGGTTCTACTCAAGCTCCACTAACAAAGCATCTCCCACCTACACCAGAGTGGCACTGTATCACACTCTGTTGTGTAACATTTCAAATACTAGACAAAAATGAAAGTGtacacttttttaaaatgtttaaaagatgATGTTTTCTTAAACCCCTTGAGCTGCTGGGCTAGGCCTTACTTCTGCTGAGCAGCTGAATGTGATAGTGTTCAAGCTCCTTGTGGGTCTGGCTTCCTAATGTCATTCACAGCAGACCTGAGATTTCTCTCCATGACTTTATgatctgtgtttcttttctcttttcgtCTCAGACTGAAAGCCAGTCTGTGTCACAGCTCTGGTCAAACCAGTGGTGACTTACTGTCCAACAGACCTTAGAAATCAGAACCGTCCTCATCTCTCCAGTACTGTCCACTGAGTATAAATAAGTGAGCTCAAAGGGCTATGCCAGCTCTACTGCAGCCCCTCTCTTCCTTAATTTATCTTTTAGTGCCAACCAGAGCTTAGTATCCTGATACTAAGGGATTTGGTCCCATTGCTACAGCCAGGACTGTAGCATTTGAGAAGAAGCACTTAGTAAATGCTGGAAACAAGCCCTATAGGCTAAGAGCCTAATAAAGCCATGCTGCAGTGTCTAAATGCAGGCCATGCATTTAGTTATACTCTTCTGACTGGATGTGAAGCATAGGAACTGTtacctcttcccccaccccacaatTCATAAAGGTGCAAAACTTTTCTGCAGTTGTCTGGGCTATTACTTACCCTTCCTCTTGTGTGATACAGCAAGTCAGATTATGACTGTGAAAAACTATTCCATCCATAGttttgtgtttgggggttttttttaaagaatattttagttCAGACTAAAATAAAAGTCAACTAACATTCTTTGTGTCTCTCCTTCCTTTGTGTGATTTGGAGATAGGGGGAAATTCTGCCTCAGAGACTCCAGTACATGCTGGGACAGACTGTTGGAATGCAATATAGACACAAAATAATCTCTCCCTTCTTagaatagatttttaattttttctggcCCATGGCAAGATGTAAGTGTAGCATGGTGGTAAGGTATCAGGTGGTATCAGGCAGTGCACAAGAACTAAACTTAAAGGTATCACTTCCACTGAAACTTTATTTTGGGAGTAACATAAACTCAACAAAGATCAGAAACTGGTTATACATGAGACAAACTCTCACCCTGCAGCTGACTAGCTATAAGTGGTGGTTAGGATAGAAATGCAAGGTTAGACTAGACCAGCTAGTGTTAACATTTGGTTTGGGATGAGCATGTGTTTGAAATGCAGCTCTACAACTGCTACCAGCTGTCACTGTGCCTTTCATGAGAGTGAACACAGTAGTCTGTTATTAACACAAGCACATAAGAAGTGCAGCTGGAAAAAGTCCTATTGCTGACCTATAGAAGCAATGGAAACAATCATCAGGAACATCTAGAGATCTATGTTCCTGCCTGGCTTCTGACATCAGTAGTTCAAATTACTGCGCCACAGCCCAGCAGGCCGTACTACAGCAGCACCTCTAACAAATTCCCTGTTATTTACTAGCTCCTTCCCAGCTTCCGGAGTTACAGAGTACCAGAGAAAGCTTAGTGCCTTTCAggaaactgaataaataaataaaggggtatttttaaatcttctactttttatttgtttgttttaatgtcttATCAGTATAGCTTAAGTGTGAGCAATGTAGTAGCACTTACCTGACTGCAGATGACACTATTTTCCCTCTGTACCAACAAAATTTCCATCTTCTGGAGAAACCTGCAGAATACAGCAAGACCCAGTCTATCCTCATGAACTGGTGGATGTTGCTGAAGtgctgaggagaaaaaggaacaCTTGTCTCTGTGTTGGGAGAA from Rissa tridactyla isolate bRisTri1 chromosome 7, bRisTri1.patW.cur.20221130, whole genome shotgun sequence harbors:
- the IDH1 gene encoding isocitrate dehydrogenase [NADP] cytoplasmic; this translates as MSKKIHGGSVVEMQGDEMTRVIWELIKEKLIFPYVDLDLHSYDLGIEHRDATNDKVTVEAAEAIKKYNVGIKCATITPDEKRVEEFKLKQMWKSPNGTIRNILGGTVFREAIICKNIPRLVSGWVKPIVIGRHAYGDQYRATDFVVPGPGKVEMTYTPKDGGKPVTYLVHNFESCGGVAMGMYNLDQSIKDFAHSSFQMALSKGWPLYMSTKNTILKRYDGRFKDIFQEIYDREYKSQFEAKKIWYEHRLIDDMVAQALKSEGGFVWACKNYDGDVQSDSVAQGYGSLGMMTSVLICPDGKTVEAEAAHGTVTRHYRMHQKGQETSTNPIASIFAWTRGLAHRAKLDNNTSLKNFAVALEEVCIETIESGFMTKDLAACIKGLPNVTRSDYLNTFEFMDKLAENLKVKLASLPRL